The stretch of DNA GGAGAGTCTCAGCAGGGGGCCTGGGCTGGTgcgggtgggggagggggcccATTCAGAAGCAGCAGTGGGGTGATCACACAGCAGGGCAAAGAGCCTGACTGGGATTCAGGTGGCAGGGGAGCCAGAGGGGAGGgagcccagggctggggcaggggcagggggaggcCAGGGTTGAGGCCCAGCAGGACCACCAGGCAGGAAGGGACAGGAGGGGCCCAGCGGACATAGTGGGCAGCGGTacctgatctgtggattcatgcTCAGCCTCTTAGATAAGCTTGTCCCAGTCCTGCTCTTTTTTTGAAGCGCTGTGTTTTCACTTCCTGCTTACAGCGTCCTTGCAGTTGGGCAGCCCTCCTTAAAGTAACCTCTCAGGGCCTTGTGAGTCATGGCCCCTCCCCATTCCTGCTCAGGCATTGGTGTGGGAGGCCCCTGGGTGCTTTATGTttctctggctctggctctggctctggttTTCCCTGGGCCCTTCCTGCTGGCAGAGGAACCTCCGATAAAGACAGGCTGCTCTGTCTTTATCTGTCTTGGGCAGGACCCAACGGAattgcaaagagaaagagaaaggcattGCAGCCAGAGCCCTGGAGGCGGGTCCGGATCCAGTTGAGAGAGGAGCAGGTGCCCCCTTCCCTGGTGGATGAGTAGGCTGGAGTCCCCTCTataccaccccctccccagccctaaTGTGTGCCCAGAGCTTTGAGCAACACCTCCCTGTTGAGTGAGGGGAGGTTTTGAGAGTCCAGTGGGGAAGGAAGTGTGGACCCTGCACAGCACAAGCGAAGGCTTAGGTGTGCCTCGAGTTCCCCTACACTGGTCCCTTTGCCCAGAATGACTGCACATTTTTCATCACTTGCTTCCAACAAGTGGAGTTAGGGCTGTTATCAAACCCAGAGACACAAGCAAAGGGCAGCTTTGACAACCTGGTCCCTCCCGCACCCGCCCCTGCATGGAAAATGCCAAAGACTTCTGCtcagggtggggctgggctgcGCCCTGGAGTGCTCTGGGGCACCTGGAGGAGGTTTCTTTTCGTCAAGTCTCTGTCACTGTGTGTGGGTGCGAGTATGCATGTGTTTtgtgcatgtgttgtgtgtgtatgtgttgtgtgtgttgtgtgtatgtgtgtcttgtgtgtgtgttgtgtgtgtctaGGCCAGGGAAACAGTGAGTCGTTTCTGCCCAGGAGCAGCTGCGTATGAGGCCCGTTCTTGGTCATATACGCGGCTTCTGAGGACTTTCCAGAAATCGTGAGGTGGGAGCCGCTGCTGTAATCAGGCATATAAGTCACACATCCCAGAGTTGGGAACCAGCACAGAACGCCCAGGACAGATGCCAAGCTGAAGCCACAGCCCTGACACCTTCCACCCTAGCCCTGGGCTCCGTCTCTGCCTCTGGAGCCTCCTGTCCCCACCTCTGGAGCCTCCTGTCCCCGGGACTCAGCTCCCCTCCCCTCTGTGgctgggctctgcctcctgggctgctcctctccccagccctctcTCTGGACCCAGCCTGGACACCTGCCCCCTCCCTGGGCTCCTTCCCCAGACTGGGCCTGTCCTGGGTCTCAGCCATGGCCTCCCCTGGGCTCCCTCTCTAGGAGGTGGAATCAGGAAGGGGTGGACACAGGGCTGCTCCCGAGGGCCCCTGTGCACGTGTGTGGCTCCTTTCCAACAGGGAGACTGGCTGTTGGCTGTCCTCTTACTGCTGGGCCTGTCCCTTCCAATCAGCGCCCAGGGCTCTGTGAGTGAGGGTGGGCGGGGCTCTGTGAGTGAGGGTGGGGTCTGCGTTTAGGTTCCTCTCCCATGAGGTTTAGCTGAGTTTTCTGGCTCCAGAGGGATGTCGTGTGACCTTTGCCCCGCTACAGGTCCGCTACACAAGGAAAGACATCTACACATTTGCTAGTGTTTGTGGAAACTCTTGCAATTCATGACACAGTTACTGAGCAAAAGCAATTATGGAAGATTCTTAATTTTCTGTTAGTCTAGATACGAAGCCAAATCATCATTTCATTAATACATTGAAAATTATTCTGAGAATATTGAGCATATTGTTACTATTGTGTACTTGGAACATAAGGGaaattttcagttaaaattaattcagtctgttttttttttttttttttttttttttgagatggagtctggtactgttgcccaggctggagtgcagtagcgcaatctctgctcactgcaagctccgcctcccgggttcacgctactctcctgcctcagcctcctgagtagctgggactacaggtgcctgctaccacgcccggataattttttgtatttttagtagaggcagggtttcaccatgttagccaggatggtctcgatcccctgacctcgtgatccacctgcctcggcctcccaaagtgctgggattacaggcgtgagccaccgcacccggcccactctgattttttaaaaatctatttgatCAGGAGCGCACTGCTTTGCTGGCGTCTGTGAGCAGCTGGAGATGGTGGTGAACGGTCTGTTTGCATTTCTTGGAAGAAGATCTTTTATTCTGCTGCTCAACCCAGGTCTCTGCCTTCCTTAGAGACTGAGGCCCATCCTTCAGTTTCCCTGATTCTGGAAGAGCAGGAGGGTTGAATGGAGCAGGGGGTGAGAGAGTGGAAAGAGGGCACAGGGGGGAGGCCTGGGGACAGTGACAATgacaggagaggagggagggacgccggaggcaggagagagggaggttgtgagaaggaaagggagggacgGAAGTGGGCACCCTGTGGGGAGCAGGGAACCCAGAGGAGGCTCTGAGCAGAGGGGAAGGCAAGGcccaggggagaggggaggagggggaggctgaTGCCGCaccaggcagagggaggaagcCCTCACCTGGAGAATGGCCTGCAGCCTCCCACTCAGGGCTTGGCTGTGCTCCTCTAGTCCATCCCAGGGCTGGAAGGGACGTCCCTGGTGGTCCACAAAGGTGTCCCAGCAGTGCTTAAATTCTGAAAAGGGACAGGGGAGATAAGTCACGCTCCTGCTGTGGGATCGGGGTGGTACCAAGGGCCCATGACTCTCAGGACAGACTTCCCACATCCTGGTTTCagtccctcctttccctctccctcccctagggACTTAGCTCCTTCATCGGGTACTTCCTTCCCATTGGAATCTGGGCCAGCCCAGTTCTCATTCTTTCAGGAAGCCCCAAGTTCTGCTTCCGCTTCcagccaccctccccaccctccctgggCCCACGTCTCCTGGCCTGGCCTCTCTCTTCCCATCGACCCCAAAGTCAGGTCCAGAGTGCAGCCATCGTCTCTGCAGGCAGCAGACCAaggcctttctccttttcttcccaggaacctctcctgccccacccaccccaccccacctgaACCTTCCATTCTTACCATGGTAGGTCATGATGGAGACTTGGGCCCCAGCACCCCGCAGCATTTGCAGCGCCTCCTTATATAGGGGGTCATAATCATAGATGCGGGCAGCGAAGAGGCGCAGTCTCACGTGTGTGTTCTCCTGAAGGAACGCACGCACTTGCTCCGCACAGCCCCAGGAGAAGCAGGGGCTCCAGGAGATGAACCAAGTGACCCTGTAGGTCTGGGCCGGGTCCAGCTGCAAAGAAGGAACCAGGTCCAGGAAGCACAGCTCCGCATGGCGGCCGTAAAAGCCACAGAAAAGATTCTTAGCCTAGAAAAGGAAACAGAGTGTGAGGTGATGTGTGGTGAACAGGGAGGGAGGGCCTGGAccaggtggggctggggaggcggGGGCCTCCAGCACAAAATTAGAGGCGTCGCCAAAACCCCAGTTATTAGGATGCATGATTTTCTatgcaatattaaaaatatcagatGTTATGCAAAAATCCTAAGATAAGCAAAATATTGTCCACTTAAATACAAACAGATCAGGAGCaatgatgttttattttgccCCAGCTCTGATATACACAGGACAGCACTCTCCTGTCAGGCTTTATTAAAGTCTTTGGTTTTATTCATCATGATCTATTTGCATTAAATTTGcgttttaaaatattgcattaattattaaattaaaatgtgttttctctaaTTACTGAGCATTTGGAGCCCCCTTCAATTTTGTACCCAAGGTCAGAGGCTTCAGGACCCTCAACCCAGGCCCAACCCTGCAGGGAGGGGCTACagagatgggggcagggaggaggggcccGCGGAGCCCCAAGGTCATTGGCCTGATGCCCCTGAGTGAGTGTGGTTCCTTCAAGGGGAGATTGACCAGCTCTATTCATCAACTCTCCTACTCCCATCCCATCTGTGGCCCATAATTCTGGAAGCTTCTATTCTGTGCCACAACCTGTGCTGAGCCCAAATGTGATATAGACTTAGGCCAAAACGAATTCCACCAAAAGTAGTGGGGAAGAGAAGACCAGCAGGACTCACTCCAATGTGGGAAGGTCCCTGTGACATGGGATAATTGTGATTATCGTGACTTATAGAAATATGGTATTTACTCCAAACTTCAGAGAAAAGGATTTTCCACTAAGACTGGGAACTGATCAGGCTGGGGACAGCAGGGCAGCAAGGACTGTGATTGTGATGGGGACAAGGACAGGGAGGGACTCCATTCAGAGGGGACGCAGGGTGGAGTGGATGACATGGTTTGTGCTGAGAAGGGGCTGTGGGTCATTCCTGGGGGAGTCCCACTGCTTAGGCGGTGATGGAGACTGGCACCCTTGAAAGGATGTTCCAAGCAGTGTGTGTGGATCCAGCATGGCCCACATTGAGCTCATAGAGCCTAGAGAAGTCCCCAGTTTCCAGCACCAGAGCCAAGCAGAACTTGGCCTCTCCAGAGAGAGGCTGTGCTGGGTAGGGGCCAGGGAAGAAAGTCCCCTGGGCTCAGGGCTCCTCAGCCTAGCCTGGCCCCCTCAGCCTTTCCTGGCCCAGTTCTTCCCCAAATGCTGGCCATCTTTGCATCCTGACATGGGACCTGTCCTGGCCTTGCTGTGGGCTCCACCCTGGGCAGGACAGAACCCCTGATcggcctctcctgcctcagtctctcttcCCGCAGGATGAGACCCAGGAGCGGGCACTGGGTCATCCTGGCCTTGTGAGTCAGGTAGGCCCTGAGTCCTCACATCCCACAGTTCCGAATGGTTCCTGGTGAGAGCTGGGAGTGTGAGGGGATCCTGGGAGGGTCCTCAGGAAGCACTTTGCCATCGGGCAGACTCAACCCCACCTGGCCATGGAGAGTCACTGAAGCCGAAGTCTCCCCCTAACCCCAGGGccaagcagcagcagctgcaggaagCACAAGTGACAAACACTGCAGGACACCACAGGTACCACCCAGAACCTTCTACCTATGAGTGTCCCTGGATTGGGAGGGCCCTGCCTGGATGTGGGTGGCTGGGTTGGTCACCTGGTTGTGTAGAAAGCCCCTGTGCTGGTCCATCTTGACCCAGGTGCCATTGTCCAGGCGCTCCACCTCGTAGCACAGATAGGTCTTATGCCATCTAATGCCATTGTTAAAGTTGGAAGTGAATACTTGTGGATCCATCAAGTGTCTGTGAACAGCCGGAGAAAAGACCAGATGAGGAAGAGCCCTCCTGGActgctctgcctctgcctccctccccacgCTTCCTCCCTTGCATCCCACCCTCCTTCCCCCTGCTCCCCACATCCCTTAGCAAAGCCTCCAAACCTTCCCCTCTGATCACTTCTGTGGCTCACTGGGAGATCACTGCAGCCCGGAGGCCTGTCTAAGCCTTGTCAGGGTCTCACCAGGGTCAGCTCAGTGTGCTCAGGGTCTCCGGGGAGGAACCTGCTCCTCTCCCTGGGGTAGAGCTGGGTCTTCTTCCCTGGCCTCACCATGCACCCCTGTCCTGGCTCAGCTTGCCCTCAGTCCCTGCTGGAGATGGACCCACTGGGGCTTTCTCCTGCCGGTGGGGTTAACTCCTTCCACACCCAGCATGAGGACAGTGACACTCCTGAGGGGGATCACTGGGGAGAGGAACTTGCCAGGGACTTCTTTTCGGATAATTCATAGGATTTTCCACATCCCTTAGGGTGCCCTGAGGTCTCCCAAATGTGCTTCTCAGGCAGTTGAGACGGGGAAGTTCAGGACTCCTGGGCTGGAACACCAGCCCCATCTTGAaggcctctcccagcccctctgTACGCATCCCGACAtaatcagaattagaaaaatctctgTTTGGATGTAGCAgcaaacgaaagaaagaaagaaagtaagaaagagagagagagagagagagagaaagaaagagaaagaaaggaaagaaagagaaggaaggaaggaaagaaaagaaagaaagaaagaagaaagaaagaaagaaagaaagaaagaaagaaagaaagaaagaaagaaaagaaagaagaaagaaagagatggaggaaggaaggaaggaaaagaaagaaggaaagaaagaaaaaagaaaggaaggaaggaaggaaaagaaagaaagaaggaaagaaagaagaagaaggaagggaaagaaagaaagagagaaagggagaaagggaagaaagaaaaaagaaaggaaggaaggaagggaaagaaaggaaggaaggaagggaaataaagaaaggaaggaaggaagaaagcaagaaagaggaaggaaggaaggaaaagaaagaaagaaggaaagaaagaaaaaaagaaagaaagagagggagggaggaagagagaaagggagagagaggaagaaaggaaggaaggaagaaaaagaaagaaggaaagaagaaagaaagagaaagaaagaaagaaagaaagaaagaaaggaagaagaaagaaagaaagagagggagggagggaaggagggaaggagggaaggagggaggaagggagaaagggagaaagagaggaaggaaggagggagggagggaaggaaggaaggaaaagaaagaaagaaggaaaagaaagagaaagaaagacggaaagaaagaaaaagaaagaaagaagaaagaaagaaagaaagaaagaaagaaagaaagaaagaaagaaagaaagaaagaaagaaaggaaggaaggaagaaagaagggagggagggagggagggagggaggaaggaaggaaagaaagaaaggaaggtaggtTGGTTCAAAATGTTCCCTACCATTTCGAGTAGACCTGGGTATGAATCTGGGCCCTACCACTCACTTGCTTTGTGTtctcaagaaaaggaaacaaggcTTCCTCATAGCAAAGCAGTCCTACAAGCAACCCCCTTTTCTAAATATTAGGGAGAACAAGATGACACTGAACATAAAAAGGGCTTAGGCCAAGTGCAGACACATGGTACATTTGCAAGTAGATGCTCATTTAAAGACAAGTGAGGAGAATCCCCTCTCTGACAGTCTTCACTGCCTGGGGGACAGCACCATTATCTATTGGGATTTTCAGGCTCCCTGTGCACCTGCcccaggaggtggaaggagaCCTGGATTTGGTACCATCAGAGGAGAGACCAGCGCTGGGACCAAAACTGGGAACCTAGAGCAAGAGGCCAGGTCCAGAGAGAGGgtcaggaggaaaagagaggccCCAGGGGTTTGAGGGTGAGAGGTGAGTGCTCATCAGAAAAGCTcgaagaggaggctgaggctcagaggtgcTCGGAGGGGCTTCCCATACCCGGGCCTGGATGCTGGGCTGGCTTCCATGTGCTTGTCCCTTCTCAGTTCCTGGTCTGTGTCCTCCCACTCCTGCGACTTGCTCAAGGTGTGGTGTTAAGATCTTCACCAACATTCTCTTAGGATTCGGGAGCCTTAATATATCATCAGGGCGACCTGGAAGCTGTTGAGTCAGCGATACCCTGCCCCACCCCTTCTCCAACTCAGGCCACGCATGCCACCCACATTAACATCAGAACAAGGAAGTTCTCTGCCATGCCTTTGGGCAAGCTTTGGTTTTGATGTGCCCACTCTGACAACTGACCCACCAGACACTGTGGAGTGACAATGGGGATGTAGACCTGGCCACACTTTGCTCCCTTTGGGCCACAGGAATCTGGAAGGCAGGAGACCAGGGGGCAGGTGAGAGGACAGGTGTCCACACCCTGGAGAAAGGCCCTGAATAACACTCAGCGCTCCGGAGAGCAGGCTCCAGGGCAGCCACCCCTGTGTCCTCCCCTGCGGCCAGTGCAGGACGTGCCTGGTCCAGGCTCCCTGGCACCTGCTGCATCCTGGGCTGTCTGTTAGGGTCCTGCATCTTCTTCCCTGACTGTGGAGATGGGAGACCAGCAGGTCCTGCATCCTCCTATGCATCAGTGTATCTAATAATTATAAACTAGAGCGAGGAGTGTTTTCATCCCCATTACCCAGAGGAGATGCTAAAGGCTCTGAAAGGTACCTAGAGATTCAGGCAGGAATCAGAGTCCCCAGCAGGGACACACCCCCACCCCGTCAGAAGGGCCACCCTGTGCCCTTTCTCCCACCTCTGCGCCCTGCAGAAATGTGAGGGACACTGTGCTCCTGCCCCAAGTGAGGCCCTGAGTCCTGGCAGCAGGTCTGGCGCCGTCCTTTCCCAGGTCCACCTGCTACACCCAGCACAGCTGCCCCTGGAAGGTGCTGGCCCTGTGGGCCCAGGGGCTGTCCCCGTCCTGCCTGCTCCCCTGTCCTGGCTCTTACTAGACCCCCCTGTCCTTggccagcaatcctcccacctcagcacagTGTCCCTGCCATCTTGGTGGGCGCCACAGAGTAGAGGAGGCCCTGTTCTCTGCCATGAGGACCCCTCCCATTCTGTCTCCAGATGTTGGACTCCTCTAGTCAAGAAGATGTCCCCTGGGGGCTGTCAACTCCCATTTGAGTCTCAGGTGGTTCCGGTGTGAGCTCATCTTGGTGTGTTGTGTGAGTCTGACCAGAGCACCCTTCCCAGTTCACACTCGAGGCACACACAGCGGGATGCCCCGCAGTACCCACAGCCCACCTGGGCCACAGACGCCACCTGTACCAACTTTGGGAGGACCCAACCCTTCCCCAACCCTTACCAGTGGCTCCTGCTGCCCAGAGTGATGGCCTTTCCTCTGGCTCAACATGCGTCAAATGCCCCTGGAGCAAATACACCCCTGGACCCATGGCCAGGACAGCCCCCACATGAGCTTTCTACGGGGAGACCCAGCAGAGCTGCAACAGGGGACAGCGCTTTGTTCGGCATCTCTGGGGCGTCTCCTGCATCTCCTGCCTCTGGGTCCTCAGCCTTGGGTTCCAGGGTCTCCCCAGCTCACCCACCCTGGACACATCCTCCTCCCTGCTGCCCCAGCCAGCCCAGGCCCCACTGGACTCATGACTGCCCCATGCCTGCCTCCCCTCTCTGACCCAGACAGGTCCGAATCTTCTAGAATGTCTCCAAATCCATAAGATCCACTTTATGGCCCATCACAGAAACAGGCACattgtctgtttctctttctagTTTTACAAACCAGTAAGGTTAGACTATCAGCACATCTGCACATCTGTGAACCTTCTCATTTGATAACAAAGACGGCCTCAGACTAAAACGTTTAAAGCAAAGTGGGGCCCAGCTACTGTCCAGAGTTCAATTCTCAGTAACTCACTGTACAAGCCATGCACCCAGGCAGGGctccagagaggagagaagagagggtgTTGGGGTATCCCTACCAGCAGAGAGGGAGACCAAGACCCTCCCTGGCCAAGGGTGGACGGGGGAGCCACTGGTTGGGCATCTGCAGCCCAGACATGAGTGGGGAACAGTCTCACTCTAGCCCCTGGACCCAGGAACTTCCATAAGGGCCACAACCTGGAACCTCTGAGTGAGCTCCCCAGGGACTTACGTGCTGCACCCCCTGCCAGTGCCCCCACCGACCACACCCACATCCTTCTGTGCACTAGGGCCTGACTCTCTCCGGGCAGGAATGTCCCAGACACAACTGGCCCCTTCCTGGTCCCCCTGCAGCCGGGGCAGGGCAGGGTCTGTAAGGCATCAGGGGAACCCAGGGCTGGTTAAGAGTATGCACCTTCCCTAGGCCAACTGTGAGGAAGACGGAAGGAGATTCCACCCTTTCCTGGGGAAGGACAGCCCCTCCCCCATTTCCGTCCCTGGAATGTTGGCTGAACAATCAATGTGATAAATGtgaaaatttgataaaatacCAGGTCTTGCTAGAGTTTCCACAGGAGCCTGGGGAAGGTtcaaggggagagaaagaaactggATCCCCAAGGCGGAGGCACGAGAGTGGCCTCCTTACAGGTGCAAGCTTCCCTGGGATTTGCTCAGGTCCCCTGTAAGGAAAACTGGGGACAGGGCAAGTGCCCCACAGGGGTCCAGACCGGGTGAGAGGGCCAGACCAGGGAAGAGGGACCCCGAAGCGGTCCCTGATTGCTGGGCCACTCAGCCCAGGTCACCCTGGGACCAGAACGGAGATCCCGCTCGGGTCTGGAGTCCATGCTGCTGTGTACGAGGTCCCGGCTCTGCCACCACTGTGGGGCCCTGACCCCTACAGCCCAGAGGAACCACAAGCTTCCAGTTCCTAGCCCAGGTCTGAGCAGTGTCATGGGGCTGCATCCAGTCCCCTCCCCTGGACCCACAGGGCTCCCAGGTCATAGGCAAAGCTCTGAGATGAGACCCAGGGAAGCTGGGAGTCTGAGGAACTTGGGAGAGAAAGGGCTCCCTGCTCCTGTGCCCCGTCCCCAAAAGAGTGACATGACAAAAAGGACCCTTCCTTGGGATaccccagacacacacagatgCCCACTTCAACATTGCCCCGGAGCAGGGTGAGGGGACAGCCTCAGCGTCCACCTGCTCCTCTGGCTTTGATTCTGGGCTCTGACAACAGCCCCGCCCTCCTCATCCTAGAAGCAAGTGATCAAAAAAACCAAAGGATCTCTCCAAGCAAAGGGGCCAagctgggggggtggggggacaaaGGGTGGGGAGAATAGGGAGGTGGAGGGGGTGGCTGCACCTGCCCTTGGACAGGGGACAGTGCTCTCCTCCCAGGGTGGGGCCCTCTGTCCCCCATACCCCCGCTGGGGTGGCCTCTTTGCCCAGAGTGACTACATGTTGTCCATTTTTTGGTCACTTGCTTCAAGGGGTGGAGCTGGGGCTGTTGTCAGAACCCAGAAATGAAAACGAGAGGATCGGGGTTGGTGGCGTGGTTTCCCCAGCACTCTTCCTGGTAAGAATTGCTGCAATCCTCTGACTTGGGGCAGAGCTGAGGTAGACATCTGGGTGTGTCTGGGGAACCCCAGGGAAGgttcctttctgtcttttcactgtctgtgtgtgcttgtgtgtctgtgtgtgtctgtgtcttcgcCACCAGAAGGAGTTGGGCCTGTTTGCTCATGAGCAGCTGTTGAGGAGGCCCGCTGTGTACCACATATGCGGCTCCTGAGGTCCTGAGGTGGAAGCCCCGTACTGCATCCACCACCCCTCGGGGCAGAGAAGGAGCCCAGAGAAGGAGGGACTTCCCACCTCGTGGAAGGCCAGGAATTGGAAAGACCAGTGTCCCTTGTGCTGGGGCAGCACAGTGgggcccctctctccctccctcacccccacgCTCCTGGTCAACCTCCTCCCGCTCCCGCCCTGGCTGCCAGGGCCAGCCCCCCGCCTTCTCTATGGGGTGGGACGCAGGTGAGCCACGTATTCATGGGAGGACCCTCAGCACAGAATGAGCCCTGGACAGTCCATGCATGTGATTGGCATTGCTCACTTCACCAGCCCAtctgctccctcccttcctgatGTAGGCAGCAGGAGAGGGGCAGAGTCACAGACATTCCAGGAGGGAAAACCTTCTGGAAGAGCCTACTTGACATGCCTGGTATCCTTGGCTCCCAGACAAGTCTGGACCACTGATCCCACATGATAAAAAGGACCTTTCCACGAGATACTCCCAGACACAGCCAGATGCCCCATAGAGAAGGCGGTGGGCAGGTCCTGGTGGTCCTGGCCCCACCCAGTCCTCTGAGGGAAGCATCCACAGCTGTTTCTGCTCCTTGGCCTCCGACACCCCAATGCCATCCCTGGAGGGCCTGCGCTGCCCCTGCACGGTGAGCTCCTGGCCAGTGACAGCCGGGGGCCCTGCTCTTGGCACCACCCTCCTCCAGGGGTGGAGACCCAGGCCTTGGCTCTGTG from Nomascus leucogenys isolate Asia chromosome 7b, Asia_NLE_v1, whole genome shotgun sequence encodes:
- the APOBEC3A gene encoding DNA dC->dU-editing enzyme APOBEC-3A isoform X1, with protein sequence MEASPASRPGHLMDPQVFTSNFNNGIRWHKTYLCYEVERLDNGTWVKMDQHRGFLHNQAKNLFCGFYGRHAELCFLDLVPSLQLDPAQTYRVTWFISWSPCFSWGCAEQVRAFLQENTHVRLRLFAARIYDYDPLYKEALQMLRGAGAQVSIMTYHEFKHCWDTFVDHQGRPFQPWDGLEEHSQALSGRLQAILQNQGN
- the APOBEC3A gene encoding DNA dC->dU-editing enzyme APOBEC-3A isoform X2, coding for MEASPASRPGHLMDPQVFTSNFNNGIRWHKTYLCYEVERLDNGTWVKMDQHRGFLHNQLDPAQTYRVTWFISWSPCFSWGCAEQVRAFLQENTHVRLRLFAARIYDYDPLYKEALQMLRGAGAQVSIMTYHEFKHCWDTFVDHQGRPFQPWDGLEEHSQALSGRLQAILQNQGN